From the genome of Acetonema longum DSM 6540:
GATCCGGTTTAACCCGTCGATCAGCGGCTCCATTGAGTATTAGTATTAGTCATCCGATAAATCAATCGCATCCATGTAATGCGGCTAAGAGCCGCATTTTTCTATGGACATCAACCGAAAACAGGAGGAAAACTACATGCAAGCAAAAGGCTCTAAAGGCCAACTCATCCTGGCGTACGAAACCGCCTATGGACAAACCCCTTCCCCGGCCAGTACCGTTAAACTGCCCTTTAACAAAAACACCCTGACCGCCAAACAAACCCTCACCGAAGCCCAGACCATCACCGGCCGCCGGGATGCCGCCGTGCCGGTACGCGGCAAGGTCGACGTCAACGGCAACCTGGTGGTGCCCATGGACGCCAAATTCATCGGCTACTGGCTCAAAGCCATGTTGGGCGACCCCGCCACTACCGGCAGCGACACCTACACCCATGTCTTTAAACCCGGTGATTCCATGCCCTCTCTCGTATTGGAGAAAGGCTTCACCGACATCAACGCCTTTACCCTCTACAACGGCTGCAAAGTCAACCAATTCAGCCTGTCCTTAGGCGGCGACAGCGAACTGACTGCCTCCCTTGACATCCTGGGAGCAAAAGAAACCCTCGGCACTGCTTCCTTTGCCGCAACCCCGCTAGATCTTCCCTTAGTCCGCTTCAACCACTTCCAGGCCACCGTCGAAGAGAACGGCCAGGTGCTGGCTAACTGCACCGGCGTGGATTTGAACTTAGGCTTCGGCCTGGACGGCGATATCTATTCCATCAGCGGCCAAGGCTGCCGCACCGCCATCAGCGAAGGACCGCTGCAGGTCAGCGGCACAGTGGAGGTACTCTTTGAAGATCAGACTTTACTGAACAAAGCTATTAACGGTACAGAGAGCAGCCTCAAAATCACCCTGACCAACGGCGACTACTCGTTCG
Proteins encoded in this window:
- a CDS encoding phage tail tube protein, giving the protein MQAKGSKGQLILAYETAYGQTPSPASTVKLPFNKNTLTAKQTLTEAQTITGRRDAAVPVRGKVDVNGNLVVPMDAKFIGYWLKAMLGDPATTGSDTYTHVFKPGDSMPSLVLEKGFTDINAFTLYNGCKVNQFSLSLGGDSELTASLDILGAKETLGTASFAATPLDLPLVRFNHFQATVEENGQVLANCTGVDLNLGFGLDGDIYSISGQGCRTAISEGPLQVSGTVEVLFEDQTLLNKAINGTESSLKITLTNGDYSFELLLPEIVYERTSPGIESAKGILISLPFKGYYENNAAETSIQATLVNDVASYAME